The proteins below are encoded in one region of Danio rerio strain Tuebingen ecotype United States chromosome 12, GRCz12tu, whole genome shotgun sequence:
- the ndc80 gene encoding kinetochore protein NDC80 homolog isoform X1 yields MSRRPSSRYSEMPMRVTDSRMSLINATPQNKDNAFGKLNIPKPQSTTSERRTSFFGKGIGAGGQRNSMFGSYGGSEKMKDPRALHDKAFVQQCIKQLYEFLVDRGFPGSITVKALQSPSTKEFLKIYEFIYNFLEPSFQMPTAKVEEEIPRMLKDLGYPFALSKSSMYSIGAPHTWPLALGALIWLMDAVKLFGGQREQDLLFSDFSDELCDLEDRTEYNKLIMEYCSDTYNKFMQGADTFDDEDDDFLYKLKKLYNVDEALLHSQQEKHSMLMEHVERLERESQTDRLVGKRTEKLRLQTDLQKLQNYRCTLEAHKTGLENKSAGLTEELEAVEMQLEGLKQERTRLQHILENQKFTPADIERINRERNELQQTIHGLSQSLEEGEQLVWNEEVNLSKTKEKAELKVAEYNKLGRKLKLIPLSAENACGHDFEIRADYSATTITQYKTQIQNPLKNMMVEVEEEFSRLSNVNLSLEETVEQVKSNIFDKENDIKQLKEQIRKVDQQLENAMQEMALEDDKWAAELDSAETHKKLFEKNVMQGIEEAEEEVKAAQQQYHVVVQETNEKNRMVVKNMTDLFSSTVNHLFAVEKHCDEQLKRFDKLKDIVREDEADINQLTDLVENFIKKANSL; encoded by the exons ATGAGTCGGCGTCCCAGCAGCAGGTATTCGGAGATGCCCATGCGTGTGACAGACAGCAGGATGAGCCTGATCAATGCCACCCCTCAAAA TAAGGACAATGCATTTGGGAAGCTTAACATACCTAAACCTCAGTCCACCACATCTGAGAGGCGAACCAGCTTTTTTGGAAA AGGCATTGGGGCAGGTGGCCAGAGGAACAGCATGTTTGGTAGTTATGGGGGCTCAGAGAAAATGAAGGATCCCAGAGCCCTACATGACAAAGCTTTTGTTCAGCAGTGCATCAAGCAGCTTTATGAA TTCCTAGTGGACAGAGGCTTTCCAGGCAGCATCACAGTGAAGGCTCTCCAGTCTCCATCCACAAAAGAGTTTTTAAAGATTTACGAATTTATCTACAATTTTTTAGAACCATCCTTTCAAATGCCTACTGCCAAAGTGGAGGAAGAGATCCCAAGAATGCTCAAAGATTTGGG ATACCCGTTTGCACTCTCAAAAAGCTCTATGTACTCCATTGGTGCTCCTCACACATGGCCTCTGGCTCTTGGAGCTCTCATCTGGCTCATGGATGCTGTCAAG CTATTTGGTGGTCAAAGAGAGCAGGACCTGCTGTTCTCTGACTTCTCAGATGAGCTGTGTGATTTAGAGGACCGAACAGAGTACAACAAG CTCATTATGGAATACTGCTCTGATACCTACAACAAGTTCATGCAGGGAGCAGATACGTTTGATGATGAGGATGACGACTTTCTTTATAAACTAA AGAAGCTGTATAATGTGGATGAGGCGCTGTTACATTCCCAACAGGAGAAGCATAGCATGCTGATGGAACATGTGGAGAGACTTGAAAGGGAGAGCCAAACT GATCGTTTAGTAGGCAAGAGGACGGAGAAGCTCAGATTACAGACGGATCTACAAAAGCTGCAGAACTATCGTTGTACTCTAGAGGCTCATAAAACTGGACTGGAGAATAAATCTGCTGGACTGACCGAGGAGCTTGAGGCTGTTG AGATGCAGCTGGAGGGTCTGAAGCAGGAGAGGACGAGGCTGCAGCACATCCTGGAGAATCAGAAGTTTACTCCAGCTGATATTGAACGCATTAATCGAGAGAGGAATGAACTACAGCAAACCATTCACGGCTTAAGCCAGAGCCTAGAGGAGGGGGAGCAGCTGGTTTGGAACGAGGAGGTCAACCTGTCTAAAACCAAAGAGAAG GCGGAGTTGAAAGTTGCTGAGTATAATAAACTGGGTCGTAAGCTAAAGCTCATCCCGCTATCAGCAGAGAATGCCTGTGGTCATGACTTTGAGATCAGAGCTGATTACAGTGCCACTACCATTACACAATACAAGACACAGATACAG AATCCTCTGAAGAACATGATGGTTGAGGTGGAGGAAGAATTCAGCAGACTCTCTAATGTAAATCTGAGTTTGGAAGAGACTGTTGAACAG GTGAAGTCCAACATCTTTGATAAGGAGAACGACATTAAGCAGCTTAAGGAACAGATTCGCAAAGTCGACCAGCAGCTGGAGAATGCCATGCAG GAAATGGCGCTGGAGGATGACAAGTGGGCAGCTGAATTGGACTCTGCCGAAACTCATAAGAAGCTTTTTGAAAAGAATGTAATGCAGGGGATTGAGGAAGCTGAAGAGGAAGTCAAAGCTGCCCAACAACA GTATCACGTCGTCGTGCAGGAAACTAATGAGAAGAATCGCATGGTGGTCAAGAATATGACTGATCTCTTCAGTTCCACAGTAAACCACCTGTTTGCTGTTGAG AAACACTGTGATGAGCAGTTGAAAAGGTTTGACAAGCTGAAGGATATCGTCCGTGAGGATGAGGCTGACATTAACCAGCTCACAGATCTGGTGGAAAACTTCATTAAGAAAGCCAACAGCTTGTAA